From the genome of Streptomyces xanthophaeus:
GTTCGGGTGATTCACGGCATTTGCCGGTTCGCGCCGAGAGCCGTGCACGGCGCGCGGGGCGGTTCGTTGACCGCGGCGACCGTTGCACTAAAGTGACGCGAACCGGCCGGAGCCCGGCCCTGACCGGCCGCCCGGCCCCCGATGAACACTCCGCGTGCGCGGCGCGTACGTACGGCCCGGCCCTCTCCCGCTCACCGGCCGGCCGGCGCCACCTTCCCCGGCGCCGGTCGCGGATGCGGGGACCCGGTGGTGCGTGCGCCTGCCGCGCCGTTATCTGAGAGGGCGCTTTGACTAGCGAGTCCCGACATGTCCCGGTGATGCTCCAGCGGTGCCTGGACCTGTTGGCCCCGGCGCTGGAGAGGCCCGGGGCCGTCGTCGTCGACTGCACCCTCGGCCTCGGCGGCCACAGCGAGGCCCTGCTGACCCGGTTCCCCGAGGCCCACCTGATCGGCCTCGACCGCGACAAGGAGGCCCTGCGGCTCTCCGGCGAGCGGCTCGCGCCCTTCGGCGACCGGGCCACCCTCGTCCACGCGATCTACGCCGACCTCGCCGAGGTCCTGGACGGCCTGGGCATCCCGGCGGTCCAGGGCATCCTCTTCGACCTGGGCGTCTCCTCCATGCAGCTGGACGAGGCCGACCGCGGGTTCGCGTACGCCCAGGACGCGCCGCTGGACATGCGCATGGACCAGACGACGGGCATCAGCGCCGCCGAGGTGCTCAACAGCTACGCGCCGGGCGAGCTGGTGCGGATCCTGCGCCAGTACGGCGAGGAGAAGCAGGCCAAGCGGATCGTCTCGGCGATCGTCCGGGAGCGGGAGAAGGAGCCCTTCACCAACAGCGCCCGGCTGGTCGAACTGATCCGTGACTCCCTGCCGCAGGCCGCCAAGCGGACCGGCGGCAACCCGGCGAAGCGGACCTTCCAGGCGCTTCGGATCGAGGTCAACGGGGAGCTCTCCGGGCTGGAGCGGGCCATCCCGGCGGCGGTGGACCGGATCGCGGTCGGCGGCCGGATCGCGGTGCTCTCGTACCACTCGCTGGAAGACAGGCTGGTCAAGCAGGTCTTCGCGGCCGGCGCGACCTCGACGGCCCCGCCCGGCCTGCCGGTGGTGCCGGAGAAGTACCAGCCGAAGCTGAAACTGCTCACGCGCGGCGCCGAGCTGCCCACCGAGGAGGAGATCGCCGAGAACCGGCGGGCCGCCCCGGCCAGATTCCGCGGCGTCGAACGCATCCGGGAGGCGCGACTGTGACCAAGGCCGGGAAGGTCGCCACGCTGACCCGCGGGCAGGCGGCCCGCCTCGGCCGGGCGCTCGGCGGCCGCCCGGCCCGCCCGCGGCCCGGCGGGCAGGCGGCCCGGATGCCGTTCGTCCTGCTGGTCGTGGCCCTGCTCGCCGGCGGCCTGATCAGCCTGCTGCTGCTGAACTCGGCACTGAACGAAGGCTCCTTCCAGCTCAGCAAGCTCACGAAGGAGACCACCGCCCTCACCGACGAGGAGCAGGCGCTGCAGCGCGATGTCGACGCCTACTCCGCGCCCGACGCGCTCCAGCGCCGGGCGCACGAGCTGGGCCTGGTCCCCGGCGGCAGCCCGGTCTTCATCGGCCCGGACGGCAAGGTCGCCGGCAGCGCGGCACCGGCCGAAGCCCCGCCGTCGCCGACCCCGAGCGCCCCGGCCGCACCCGCCGCGTCGGCCCCGGTCCCGGCGCCCGGCCCGGGCCAGCCGGCGCCCTCCGCCGCGCCCTCCGCCGCCGGTGGTTCCCCGCAGCCCAACCAGACCCCCGGAAGGTGACGCCGTGATCCACCGTTCCCATCCAGCCCCTCCGGCGTTTGAGGAGCGGGGTTCGGGGCGGAGCCCCGGCACTGCCCAGGCGGTGGCCGCGTGAGCCCGCAGGAGCCGCCCCGGCGGCGGGTGCCCGGACCGGCCAGGCCACCGCGGGCCGGCGACCGGGCCCGGGCCACCGCCCGCCCGGCCTCGCGCCCGGCGACCCGGCGGCCGGCGGGCCCCCGTACCCCGCACACGATCCGGCTCGGCAGCCCGCGGCCCCGGCTGCGCCTGGTCAGCGTCGGCCTGACCCTCGTCATGCTGGCCTTCGTGGTCCGCCTGCTCCAGGTCCAGGCCGTCGACGCCGCGGCGTTCTCCGCCGAGGCCTCCAAGAACCGCTACACGAGCGTCAAGCTGGCCGCCGAGCGCGGTGAGATCACCGACCGCCGCGGCGTGGCCCTCGCCACCAGCGTCGACGCGTACGACATCACCGCCGACCCGAAGATGTTCACCCCGCAGGACAGCAAGGCCCCGGACGCCCCGCAGCAGGCCGCCGCCCTCCTCGCGCCCATCCTCGGCAAGGACGCCAAGGAGCTCGCCCAGCGGCTGAGCACCAAGAACTCCCGGTACGTCGTCCTCGCTCAGCGCCAGACCCCCCAGGTCTGGAACCAGATCAAGGACCTCAAGCGGGTCTTCGCGGACAAGGCGGCGGCCGACAAGCGCAGCAACGGCCCCGGCGCCAACGTCCTCGCCGGCGTGTTCAAGGAGACCAGCAGCAAGCGCGTGTACCCGAACGGCGACCTCGCCGCCGGGATACTGGGCTACGTCAACGCCGAGGGCAAGGGCGGCGGCGGCCTGGAGTCCTCCCTCGACAAGAAGCTGTCGGGCAAGGACGGCGAGATCACCTACGCCCAGTCCGGCGGCCGCCAGGTCCCCACCGCCGACTCCAACGAGAAGCCCGCCGTCCCCGGCGAGGACATCCAGCTGACCATCGACCGGGACATCCAGTGGGCGGCGCAGAGCGCGATCGCCGAGCAGGTCCAGAAGTCCGAGGCCGACCGCGGCTACGTCATCGTCCAGGACACCCGCACCGGCGAGGTACTGGCCATGGCCAACGCCCCGGGCTTCGACCCCAACGACCTGACCCGGGCCCGTTCCACCGCCATGGGCAACGCCGCGCTCCAGGACGTGTACGAGCCCGGCTCCACCGCCAAGGTCATGTCGATGGCCGCCGTGCTGGAGGAGAAGAAGGCCACCCCGGAGACCCGGGTCGAGGTCCCCAACCGGCTGCACCGCGGCGACCGGCTGTTCAAGGACGACATCGACCACCCGACCTGGTACCTGACCCTCAACGGGGTCCTCGCCAAGTCCTCCAACATCGGCACCATCCTGGCCACCGGCCAGCTCGGCCCCACCCAGCCCGAGGCCAACAAGGTCCTGCACTCCTACCTGACCAAGTTCGGCATCGGCCGGCCCACCGGCCTGAACTACCCCCGCGAGTCCCGCGGCATCCTCGCCGACCCCAAGGACTGGTCCACCTCCCAGCAGTACACGATCCCCTTCGGCCAGGGACTCTCCCTCAACGCCATGCAGGCGGCCTCCGTGTACTCGACCATCGCCAACGGCGGGGTCCGCATCGAACCGACGCTCGTACGCGGCACCAAGGGCCCCGACGGCCGCTTCACCCCGGCCCCGGCCCCCGAACGCAGCCGCGTGGTCAGTGCCGAGACCGCCAAGGCCCTCGCCGAAATGCTCGAATCCGTGGTCGACGACCAGGAGGGCACCGGCACCAAGGCGCGGATCCCCGGCTACCGGGTCGGCGGCAAGACCGGCACCTCCAACCGGGTGGATCCGGCCACCGGCCGCTACAAGGGCTACACCGCCTCCTTCGCCGGATTCGCACCCGCGGACAACCCGCGCATCACCGTCTACTGCGCCATCCAGAACCCCACGAAGGGCAGCTACTTCGGCGGCCAGATCTGCGGCCCCATCTACAAGAAGGTCATGGAGTTCGCGCTCAAGACCCTCCAGGTGGCCCCCACGGGAACCGCACCTGCCGGGCTTCCCGTCACCTACGACGCCGCTCCTCAGCCCGCCGCGCAGCCCGCCCCGCAGCCCAGTCCGCAGCCCGGTCAGTGACCCACAGCCAGGCCGGCCCGCCAGAAAAGCGTGAGGCACCATCAGTGACAACCATCACCCCGAAACCCGGGAACCCGACGACCGCCGAGGCCGAGGCCGGGGCCTCATTTCGCGGGCGGCCCGCCGCGCCCGGTACGCTCACCGCCGTGCCCCACGCTGATCAGCCCAGAAAGACCCAGAAAGCCCCGGCAACGCCGCCGGGAGCGCCCCGGCCCGCGTCGGCCAGCCCGAGCCCGCTGGGCGAGCTGGCCACCCTGCTGGGCATCCCGGCGCCCGGCGCGGCGCAGATCACCGGCATCACGCACGACTCCCGTGCGGTGCGCCCCGGTGACCTGTACGCGGCCCTGCCGGGAGCCAGGACGCACGGCGCCGACTTCGCCGCCCAGGCGGCCGGTCTCGGCGCCGCCGCCGTGCTGACCGACCCCGCAGGGGCGGAGCGCGCCGCGGCGACCGGCCTGCCGGTCCTGACCGTCGACGACCCGCGCGGCCGGATGGGAGAGCTCGCCGCCGCGATCTACGGGCGCCCCGGTGAGGGCCTGCTCCAGATCGGCATCACCGGCACTTCCGGCAAGACCACCACGGCGTACCTCGTCGAGGGCGGCCTGCGCGCGGCGGGCCGCAGCACCGGACTGGTCGGCACCGTCGAGATGCGCATCGGCGACGAGCGCATCAAGTCCGAGCGGACCACCCCCGAGGCCACCGACCTCCAGGCCCTCTTCGCGGTCATGCGCGAACGCGGGGTCGAGGCCGTGGCCATGGAGGTCTCCAGCCACGCCCTGGTGCTCGGCCGGGTCGACGGCTGCGTCTTCGACGTCGCCGTCTTCAACAACCTGAGCCCGGAGCACATGGAGTTCCACTCCGGCATGGAGGACTACTTCCAGGCCAAGGCGGGGCTCTTCACCGCCCGCCGGGCCCGCCTGGGCGTGGTCAACCTCGACGACGAGTACGGCCGCCGCCTGGCCAAGGAGGCCACCGTCCCGGTCGTCACCTTCTCCGCCGCCGGCGACCCGGCCGCCGACTGGCGTGCCGAGGACGTGGTCTTCGGCCCGGCGAGCTCCACCCTGACCCTGCTGGGCCCCGAAGGACAGCGCGTCCGCGCCACCGCGCCGCTGCCCGGCCCGTTCAACGTCGCCAACACCGTCGCCGCGATCGTCACGCTCGCCGCCGCCGGCCTCGACCCGCAGACCGCCGCCGACGGCGTCGCCGCGGTCCCCGGGGTCCCCGGCCGGCTGGAGCGGGTGGACGCGGGACAGCCGTACCTCGCCGTCGTCGACTACGCGCACAAGACGGACGCCGTGGAATCGGTGCTGCGCGCGCTGCGCGAGGTCACCGAGGGCAAGCTGCACATCGTGCTCGGCTGCGGCGGCGACCGTGACACCACCAAGCGCGGCCCGATGGGGGCCGCGGCCGCCCGGTTCGCCGACGTGGCCGTCCTGACCTCCGACAACCCGCGCTCCGAGGACCCGCTCGCGATCCTCGCCGCGATGTTCGAAGGCGCCGTGTCCGTGCCGCCCGCAGAGCGGGGCACCGTCCTGGTCGACGCCGACCGGGCCGCCGCCATCGCGGCCGCCGTCGCCCGCGCCCGGCCCGGTGACACCGTCCTGGTGGCCGGCAAGGGGCACGAGCAGGGCCAGGACACCGCCGGTGTCGTACGCCCCTTCGACGACCGCGAGGTGCTCCGCGCCGCGATCGAGCACCAGGCCGTGCCCGACCGGACGGCCGCGCCCGACGAAACGACCCAGGTCCGACAGGCCGAGGTGAACCAGTGATCGCCCTTTCCCTCGCCGAGATCGCCGACATCACCGGCGGGCGGCCCCACGACATACCGGATCCGTCCGTCCAGGTCACCGGCCCCGTGGTCTACGACTCCCGTGAGGTCGGGCCGGGCAGCCTGTTCGCCGCCTTCGTCGGCGAGCGGGTCGACGGCCACGACTACGCGCAGCGCGCGGTGTCCGCCGGGGCCGTGGGCGTCCTCGCGACCCGGCCCGTCGGCGTACCGGCCATCGTGGTCCCCGACGTGGTGGCCGCCCTCGGCGCACTCGCCCGGGCCGTGGTCACCCGCCTGGGCACCGACGTCGTGGCGCTCACCGGATCCGCCGGCAAGACCTCCACCAAGGACCTGATCGCGCAGGTGCTGCAGCACCACGCGCCCACCGTGTGGACCCCCGGGAACCTCAACAACGAGATCGGCCTGCCGATCACGACGCTGCGCGTCACCGAGGACACCCAGCACCTGGTCCTGGAGATGGGCGCCCGCGGCATCGGCCACATCCGCTACCTCACCGGACTGACGCCCCCGCGCATCGGTCTGGTCCTCAACGTCGGCACCGCCCACATCGGCGAGTTCGGCGGCCGTGAGCAGATCGCGCAGGCCAAGGGGGAGCTGGTCGAGGCCCTGCCGTCCGAGGCGGAGGGCGGAGTCGCCGTCCTCAACGCCGATGACCTGCTGGTTCGTGAGATGGCCGGGCGCACGAAGGCCCGTACGGTCCTGTTCGGTGAGGCCGAGGACGCCGAAATCCGGGCCACCGAAGTCCGCATGACGGACAGGGGGCAGGCTTCCTTCACACTGCACACACCGACCGGGTGCAGCGACGTGACCTTGCGGCTGTACGGTGAGCACCACGTGTCGAACGCGCTCGCCGCGGCCGCCGTCGCCCATGTACTGGGCATGTCCGCACAGGAGATCGCCACGGCGCTCTCCGGGGCGGGCACGCTGTCCCGGTGGCGGATGGAGGTCACCGAGCGGGCGGACGGTGTGACGATCGTCAACGACGCCTACAACGCGAACCCCGAGTCCATGCGGGCCGCACTCCGCGCGCTCGCCGCGATGGGCGGTGCCGGCAGGGCGAACGGGGGACGCACGTGGGCGGTGCTCGGCCCGATGGCCGAGCTCGGAGACGACGCTCTCGCCGAGCACGACGCGGTCGGACGACTTGTCGTCCGGCTCAACGTGAGCAAGCTCGTCGCAGTCGGGGGCAGGGAAGCATCCTGGCTGCAACTGGGCGCATATAACGAGGGTTCGTGGGGTGAGGAGTCGGTGCTCGTGTCCGACGCACAGGCGGCGGTCGACCTGTTGCGCAGTGAACTGCGCCCGGGTGACGTCGTGCTGGTGAAGGCTTCCAGGTCGGCCGGTCTGGAGCGGGTGGCCCAGGGCCTTCTCGACAGCACTGTCGAGGGCGAGGTCGCCGACCGATGAGGCAGATCCTGTTCGCCGGTGTCATCGGCATGTTCCTCACCGTCATCGGCACCCCGCTGCTGATCAAGCTGCTCGCCCGCAAGGGCTACGGCCAGTTCATCCGCGACGACGGCCCCCGCGGCCACGCCGGGAAGAAGGGCACGCCCACCATGGGCGGTATCTCCTTCATCCTGGCGACGCTCATCGCGTACGCCCTCACGAAGGTCCTCACCGGTGAGGAGCCGAGCTTCTCGGGCCTGCTCGTCCTGTTCCTGATGGCGGGCATGGGCCTCGTCGGGTACCTGGACGACTACATCAAGATCGTCAAGCGGCGTTCGCTGGGTCTGCGGGCCAAGGCGAAGATGTCCGGCCAGCTGATCGTCGGCATCGCCTTCGCGGTACTGGCCCTCCAGTTCAAGGACTCCCGCGGGCTGACCCCGGCCTCCACCAAGCTGTCGTTCGTCACGGACTTCGGCTGGGCGATAGGTCCGGTGCTGTTCGTGGTCTGGGCGCTGTTCATGATCCTGGCGATGTCCAACGGCGTGAACCTCACGGACGGTCTGGACGGTCTCGCGACCGGCGCCGCCGTGATGGTCTTCGGCGCCTACACCTTCATCGGTGTCTGGCAGTTCCAGGAGTCCTGCGCCAGGGCCGGTGACCTCACCAACCCGAACGCGTGCTTCGAGGTGCGCGACCCCCTCGACCTCGCGGTCGTCGCCTCCGCCCTCATGGGCGCCTGCTTCGGCTTCCTGTGGTGGAACACCTCGCCCGCCAAGATCTTCATGGGTGACACCGGCTCGCTCGCCCTCGGCGGCGCGCTCGCGGGCCTCGCCATCTGCTCCCGCACGGAGTTCCTGATGGCGCTCCTCGGCGGCCTCTTCGTGCTCATCACGATGTCGGTCGTCATCCAGGTCGGTTCCTTCAAGATGACCGGCAAGCGGGTCTTCCGGATGGCGCCACTGCAGCACCACTTCGAGCTCAAGGGCTGGTCCGAGGTACTGGTCGTGGTCCGCTTCTGGATCATCCAGGGTATGTGCGTGATCGTTGGTCTCGGTCTCTTCTACGCGGGATGGGCAGCCGACAAGTGACGTCCTGGCAGGACAAGAACATCACCGTCGCCGGTCTCGGCGTGAGCGGCATCAGTGCCGCCCGCGCCCTGGCCGGCCTCGGCGCAGTGGTGACCGTCGTCGACAACGGTGACGGTGACGCGCACCGCGCCCGGGCCGCCGAGCTCGCGGCGGAGGGCATCACCGTCCGCCTCGGCCGCCTGGCGGACGGCGGGCACGCGGGCGAAGTACTGCCCGAGGGCACCGAACTGGTCGTCACCTCGCCGGGCTGGAAGCCCGACAGCCCGCTGTTCGAGGCCGCCGCCAAGGCCGGCGTGGACGTGGTCGGGGACGTGGAGATCGCCTGGCTGCTGCGCGAGGTCGGCCAGGAGCTGCGCGCCGCGCGCTCGGGCCAGGACGCGGCCGCAGCCCCCCGCAGGGCCCCGGCCCCCTGGCTCGCCATCACCGGCACCAACGGCAAGACCACCACCACCCAGATGCTGGCGTCGATCCTGAAGGCCGCGGGGCTGCGCACCGCCGCCGTCGGCAACATCGGCACCCCGATCATCGACGTGGTGCTCGGCGAGCAGGAGTACGACGTGCTCGCCGTCGAACTCTCCAGCTACCAGCTGCACTGGGCGCCCTCGCTGCGCGTCCACTCGGCGGCCGTCCTGAACCTGGCCCCCGACCACCTCGACTGGCACGGCTCGATGCAGGCGTACGCCGCCGACAAGGGCCGGATCTACGAGGGCAACACGGTCGCCTGCGTCTACAACGTCGCCGACCCGGCCACCGAGAACCTGGTCATGGAAGCGGACGTCGAAGAGGGCTGCCGCGCGATCGGCTTCACCCTCGGCGCCCCCGGCCCCTCCATGCTCGGCGTCGTCGACGGCATCCTCGTCGACCGGGCCTTCGTGGAGAACCGGCAGAAGAACGCCCAGGAGCTCGCCGAGGTCACGGACGTCAACCCGCCGGCCCCGCACAACATCGCCAACGCGCTCGCCGCCGCGGCCCTGGCCCGTGCCTTCGGCGTGGAGCCGCGCGCGGTCCGCGACGGGCTGCGCGACTTCCGCCCCGACGCCCACCGCGTCGCGTACGTGGACGAGGTCGCCTCGGTCACCTACATCGACGACTCCAAGGCCACCAACACGCACGCGGCCGAGGCCTCCCTCGCGGCCTTCGAGCCGGTCGTCTGGATCGCCGGCGGCCTCGCCAAGGGCGCGACCTTCGACGAGCTCGTGAAGAACGCCGCGAAGCGGCTGCGCGGCGCCGTGCTGATCGGCGCCGACCGGGCGCTCATCGCCGAGGCGCTGGCGCGACACGCCCCCGAGGTCCCGGTCGTCGACCTCGACCGGACCGACACTGGGGCGATGCTCGCAGCGGTCCGGGAAGCCGCCGCGCTCGCCGAGCCCGGCGACACGGTCCTGCTGGCACCTGCCTGTGCCTCGATGGACATGTTCGCGAACTACAACAAGCGTGGGGACGCATTCGCCGACGCGGTGCGCGAACTGGCCGCCGAGAACGCTGCGGACACGGCCTAGGCCGGGGGCTCCGGGACAGGTTCCCTCCGGCCGGCAGCTCGCCTCGTACGAGTGGAGGGGAAGATCACAGATGCCGGCCAAGCAGATGCTGCCGGGGCGGCGGCCGTCCGCCGTGAAGGCGCAGGGCCGCAAGCGCCCTGCGGTGCGTTCGAAGCGGCCCGCCGGGCGCGGGCCGCTGACCCGTCTGCGGCGTACGCAGCGGCAGTTGCAGAAGGCCTGGGACCGCCCGCTCACCGCCTATTACCTGATCTTCGGCAGTTCCCTGCTCATCACCGTGCTCGGTCTGGTGATGGTGTACTCCGCCTCGATGATCAAGGCCCTCCAGCTCGGCCTCGGCGACGCGTACTTCTTCAAGAAGCAGTTCCTGGCCGCCCTCATCGGCGGCGCACTCCTGCTGGTCGCCTCCCGGATGCCGGTCAAACTGCACCGGGCGCTCTCGTACCCGGTGCTCGCCGGCACGCTCTTCCTGATGGTCCTGGTCCAAGTACCGGGGATAGGCGTCTCGATCAACGGCAACCAGAATTGGATCTCCCTTGGCGGTCCGTTCATGCTGCAGCCCAGTGAGTTCGGCAAACTGGCACTGATCCTGTGGGGCGCCGACCTGCTGGCACGCAAGGGCGACAAGGGGCTGCTGAGCCAGTGGAAGCACCTGCTGGTGCCGCTGGTCCCGGTGGCCTTCCTGCTGCTCGGGCTGATCATGCTGGGCGGGGACATGGGCACCGCGATGATCCTCGGCGCCATCCTGTTCGGTCTGCTTTGGCTGGCCGGGGCCCCGACCCGGATGTTCGTCGGGGTGCTCGCCTTCGCGGGTGCGATCGTCGCACTGCTCATCAAGACGAGCCCGCACCGGATGGACCGGCTCGAATGCCTCGGTGCGACAGAACCGGGCAAGAACGACCTTTGCTGGCAGGCCGTTCACGGGATCTACGCCCTCGCCTCGGGCGGATGGTTCGGTTCCGGCCTGGGTGCAAGTGTGGAAAAATGGGGGCAACTACCCGAAGCCCACACCGACTTCATCTTCGCCATCACCGGGGAGGAACTGGGTCTGGCGGGGACACTGTCGGTTCTCGCCCTGTTCGCGGCTCTAGGCTATGCGGGTATCCGCGTGGCCGGACGCACGGAGGATTCCTTCGTACGGTTTGCCGCGGGAGGCGTGACCACGTGGATCACGGCCCAGGCCGTGATCAACATCGGTGCGGTGCTCGGCCTGCTGCCGATCGCCGGAGTCCCGCTCCCGCTGTTCTCCTACGGAGGGTCAGCCCTGCTGCCGACCATGTTCGCGGTCGGACTGCTCATCGCCTTCGCGCGTGAGGAGCCGGCGGCGCGCGCGGCCCTCGCGATGCGACAGCCGAAGACGGGCTGGTGGCGGACCGGGGTGAGATGGAAGTCGATGAGACGGCGCGTCAAGAGGCGTCCGTCCGGAGAGCGGTGAATTTCGGTGCATGTCGTACTCGCCGGTGGGGGGACCGCCGGCCACATCGAGCCGGCGCTCGCCCTCGCGGACGCCCTGCGCAGGCAGGACCCTTCAGTGGGCATCACCGCCCTCGGCACGGAACGCGGACTGGAAACCCGCCTGGTGCCGGAACGCGGCTACGAGCTGGGCCTGATCCCCGCCGTGCCGCTGCCCCGCAAGCCGACCCCGGAACTGATCACCGTCCCCGGACGGCTGCGCGGCACCATCAAGGCCGCGGAGGAGATCCTCATCCGTACCAAGGCCGACTGCGTCGTCGGCTTCGGCGGCTACGTGGCCCTGCCCGGCTACCTCGCGGCCAAGCGCCTCGGGGTGCCGATCATCGTCCACGAGGCCAACGCCCGGCCCGGACTGGCCAATAAGATCGGCTCCCGGTACGCGCACGCCGTCGCGGTCTCCACCCCCGACAGCAAGCTGCGCGGGGCCCGCTACGTGGGCATCCCGCTGCGCCGCTCCATCTCCACCCTCGACCGGGCCGCGGTCCGCCCGGAGGCGCGTGCCGCCTTCGGCCTGGACCCCAACCTGCCCACGCTGCTGGTCTCCGGCGGCTCGCAGGGCGCCCGCCGCCTCAACGAGACGATCCAGCAGGTCGCGCCGACCCTCCAGCGCTCCGGGATCCAGATCCTGCACGCCGTCGGGCCGAAGAACGAACTGCCGCGTGTCGACAACATGCCCGGGATGCCGCCGTATGTGCCGGTACCGTACGTGGACCGGATGGATCTCGCGTACGCCGCCGCCGACATGATGCTGTGCCGCGCGGGAGCGATGACCGTCGCCGAACTCTCCGCCGTCGGGCTTCCCGCCGCCTACGTCCCGTTGCCGATCGGCAACGGTGAACAGCGGCTCAACGCCCAGCCGGTGGTCAAGGCCGGCGGCGGCCTGCTCGTGGACGACGCGGAGCTGACGCCCGACTGGGTGCTCGGCCAGATCCTCCCGGTGCTGTCCGACCCGCACCGCCTGTACGAGATGTCCCGCGCCGCCGGTGAGTTCGGCCGCCGGGACGCCGACGAGCTCCTGGTCGGCATGGTCTACGAGGCGATCGCGGCCCACAGGTCCCGCTGAGGCGGGTACCGCAGACGCAGGAGGCACAGGAGTGGCCGGAGGGACGACCGCGCGGCGCGGAACACCGTTTTCTGATCGGTCCGGCCCGGACGCCCGCACGGGCGCCGGCGCTCCCAAGCCGCCGAAGGCTCCCAAGGGCTCCAAGGCTCCCAAGCCCCCGAAGCCCCCCAAGGCCCCGAAGCCGGCGCAGAGGTCCGGCCCCAGGGGTCCCGGCGCACGCCTGCGCCGGGGCCCCGTGCTGGCCTCGCTGGCCGCCGCGGTGCTCCTCGCCGCGGGCGGCACCTGGGTGCTCTACGGCTCCTCCTGGCTCCGCGTGGAGAAGGTCACCGCCACCGGCATGGAGGTGCTCACCTCCGAACAGGTCCTCGGCGCGGCGGCCGTCCCGGTCGGCGCGCCCCTGGTGAGCGTCGACACCGACGAGATCGAGGGCCGGGTCCGCGGCCGGCTGCCCCGCATCGATTCGGTCGACGTGGTGCGGGCCTGGCCGCACGGCATCGGTCTGAAAGTGACGGAACGCAAACCCGTCCTGCTCATCAAAAAGGACGCCAACTTCGTGGAAGTGGACGCATCGGGTGTGCGATTCGACACGGTTCCGAAAGCACCCGCGGGTGTTCCGGTCCTCGAATTGAACGCCGGTCGATCGCCGAGCGCCCGACGCTTCGACGAGGAGCGGCTGCTGCACGAGGCCGTACTCGTCGCGGGCGCCCTCCCGGAGCCGATCGCCAAGGAAACGGTGCAGGTCAAGGTGGGTTCCTACGATTCGGTCGTACTGGAGCTCACCGGCGGCCGGTCCGTGACGTGGGGGAGCGGTGAACAGAGCGACGCGAAGGGACGCGCATTGAACGCTTTGTTGAAAGCCGCCCCCAAGGCCGTTCACTTCGACGTGAGCGTCCCCACCGCCCCTGCTGCGTCCGGGAGTTGACGTCCGGTCCAACAGCGGCGCACCCTGGTTGGCCAGCGATACGGGTGATCACATAGGGTGAAAAGAAAAACGGGAGGTTCGGCGTGTTCGTTGAACACGCGCTACTTGTCGACTTAGTGTCCTGTTCGGAAGAGTCCGAGGAACAGGCACACCCCTAACCCTAAACTTCAGGGTGAGGGTTCGGGTCGGCGCGTTCGGACCGTCCCTATTTCGGCATCAGTCGTCGCAACGCAGGCCCGCGAGGCGGCGACACGTAACTCGAGGCGAGAGGCCTTCGACGTGGCAGCACCGCAGAACTACCTCGCAGTCATCAAGGTCATCGGTGTCGGCGGCGGTGGTGTCAATGCCATCAACCGAATGATCGAGGTCGGTCTCAAGGGCGTCGAGTTCATCGCCATCAACACGGACGCCCAGGCGCTGTTGATGAGCGACGCCGACGTCAAGCTCGACGTCGGCCGTGAACTCACCCGTGGCCTCGGCGCCGGCGCCAACCCGGCCGTCGGTCGCAAGGCGGCAGAGGACCACCGCGAGGAGATCGAGGAGGTCCTCAAGGGGGCCGACATGGTCTTCGTCAC
Proteins encoded in this window:
- the rsmH gene encoding 16S rRNA (cytosine(1402)-N(4))-methyltransferase RsmH, with amino-acid sequence MLQRCLDLLAPALERPGAVVVDCTLGLGGHSEALLTRFPEAHLIGLDRDKEALRLSGERLAPFGDRATLVHAIYADLAEVLDGLGIPAVQGILFDLGVSSMQLDEADRGFAYAQDAPLDMRMDQTTGISAAEVLNSYAPGELVRILRQYGEEKQAKRIVSAIVREREKEPFTNSARLVELIRDSLPQAAKRTGGNPAKRTFQALRIEVNGELSGLERAIPAAVDRIAVGGRIAVLSYHSLEDRLVKQVFAAGATSTAPPGLPVVPEKYQPKLKLLTRGAELPTEEEIAENRRAAPARFRGVERIREARL
- a CDS encoding peptidoglycan D,D-transpeptidase FtsI family protein → MSPQEPPRRRVPGPARPPRAGDRARATARPASRPATRRPAGPRTPHTIRLGSPRPRLRLVSVGLTLVMLAFVVRLLQVQAVDAAAFSAEASKNRYTSVKLAAERGEITDRRGVALATSVDAYDITADPKMFTPQDSKAPDAPQQAAALLAPILGKDAKELAQRLSTKNSRYVVLAQRQTPQVWNQIKDLKRVFADKAAADKRSNGPGANVLAGVFKETSSKRVYPNGDLAAGILGYVNAEGKGGGGLESSLDKKLSGKDGEITYAQSGGRQVPTADSNEKPAVPGEDIQLTIDRDIQWAAQSAIAEQVQKSEADRGYVIVQDTRTGEVLAMANAPGFDPNDLTRARSTAMGNAALQDVYEPGSTAKVMSMAAVLEEKKATPETRVEVPNRLHRGDRLFKDDIDHPTWYLTLNGVLAKSSNIGTILATGQLGPTQPEANKVLHSYLTKFGIGRPTGLNYPRESRGILADPKDWSTSQQYTIPFGQGLSLNAMQAASVYSTIANGGVRIEPTLVRGTKGPDGRFTPAPAPERSRVVSAETAKALAEMLESVVDDQEGTGTKARIPGYRVGGKTGTSNRVDPATGRYKGYTASFAGFAPADNPRITVYCAIQNPTKGSYFGGQICGPIYKKVMEFALKTLQVAPTGTAPAGLPVTYDAAPQPAAQPAPQPSPQPGQ
- a CDS encoding UDP-N-acetylmuramoyl-L-alanyl-D-glutamate--2,6-diaminopimelate ligase; translated protein: MTTITPKPGNPTTAEAEAGASFRGRPAAPGTLTAVPHADQPRKTQKAPATPPGAPRPASASPSPLGELATLLGIPAPGAAQITGITHDSRAVRPGDLYAALPGARTHGADFAAQAAGLGAAAVLTDPAGAERAAATGLPVLTVDDPRGRMGELAAAIYGRPGEGLLQIGITGTSGKTTTAYLVEGGLRAAGRSTGLVGTVEMRIGDERIKSERTTPEATDLQALFAVMRERGVEAVAMEVSSHALVLGRVDGCVFDVAVFNNLSPEHMEFHSGMEDYFQAKAGLFTARRARLGVVNLDDEYGRRLAKEATVPVVTFSAAGDPAADWRAEDVVFGPASSTLTLLGPEGQRVRATAPLPGPFNVANTVAAIVTLAAAGLDPQTAADGVAAVPGVPGRLERVDAGQPYLAVVDYAHKTDAVESVLRALREVTEGKLHIVLGCGGDRDTTKRGPMGAAAARFADVAVLTSDNPRSEDPLAILAAMFEGAVSVPPAERGTVLVDADRAAAIAAAVARARPGDTVLVAGKGHEQGQDTAGVVRPFDDREVLRAAIEHQAVPDRTAAPDETTQVRQAEVNQ
- a CDS encoding UDP-N-acetylmuramoyl-tripeptide--D-alanyl-D-alanine ligase, which codes for MIALSLAEIADITGGRPHDIPDPSVQVTGPVVYDSREVGPGSLFAAFVGERVDGHDYAQRAVSAGAVGVLATRPVGVPAIVVPDVVAALGALARAVVTRLGTDVVALTGSAGKTSTKDLIAQVLQHHAPTVWTPGNLNNEIGLPITTLRVTEDTQHLVLEMGARGIGHIRYLTGLTPPRIGLVLNVGTAHIGEFGGREQIAQAKGELVEALPSEAEGGVAVLNADDLLVREMAGRTKARTVLFGEAEDAEIRATEVRMTDRGQASFTLHTPTGCSDVTLRLYGEHHVSNALAAAAVAHVLGMSAQEIATALSGAGTLSRWRMEVTERADGVTIVNDAYNANPESMRAALRALAAMGGAGRANGGRTWAVLGPMAELGDDALAEHDAVGRLVVRLNVSKLVAVGGREASWLQLGAYNEGSWGEESVLVSDAQAAVDLLRSELRPGDVVLVKASRSAGLERVAQGLLDSTVEGEVADR